In a genomic window of Oncorhynchus keta strain PuntledgeMale-10-30-2019 chromosome 26, Oket_V2, whole genome shotgun sequence:
- the LOC118378458 gene encoding dual oxidase maturation factor 2, which translates to MTFYDGIYPFYPLQRTSFIFSTHLLTIILVFLVLTVSFLLILPGIRGKSRLFWMFRIIISLFIGIVIVALNFTSDWAEARATTNTTYKSFSSEEVNAEVGLHIGLYGINITLKGNPVNQLNETINYNEMFAWKDTIDEEYGNALERGLPNPILYIAEKFTLNNPCGLIYQYRYSGRYASATLWTAFCCWLVANVLFSMPVILYAGYMMVATAAFIFFSVASFSTIMNLPTCLFTIGTSGAFQTEYSGSFWLALATGVLCLI; encoded by the exons ATGACTTTCTACGATGGCATTTACCCATTCTACCCCCTACAAAGAACCTCCTTTATCTTCAGCACCCACCTCCTCACCATTATCCTGGTCTTCCTGGTCCTCACGGTCAGCTTCCTTCTTATTCTGCCAGGTATCAGAGGCAAGTCG AGACTATTCTGGATGTTCAGAATCATCATCAGTTTATTCATAGGCATTGTGATAGTGG CACTGAATTTCACCAGCGACTGGGCTGAGGCCCGagccaccaccaacaccacctaCAAGTCCTTCAGCAGTGAGGAGGTGAACGCTGAAGTGGGACTGCACATAGGACTGTATGGTATTAACATTACTTTAAAAG GGAATCCTGTGAATCAACTCAACGAGACCATCAACTACAACGAGATGTTTGCGTGGAAAGACACCATCGACGAGGAGTACGGGAACGCCTTAGAGAGAGGTCTACCTAACCCCATCCTCTATATCGCTGAGAAGTTTACCCTCAACAACCCCTGTGGCCTCATCTACCAGTATAGATACTCTGGGCGTTATGCTTCGGCCACCCTCTG GACAGCGTTCTGCTGCTGGCTGGTAGCCAACGTGCTGTTCTCCATGCCTGTCATCCTGTACGCCGGCTACATGATGGTGGCCACCGCTGCTTTCATCTTCTTCTCCGTGGCCTCCTTCTCCACCATCATGAACCTGCCTACCTGTCTGTTCACCATAGGCACATCTGGAGCCTTCCAGACAGAGTACAGCGGTTCTTTCTGGCTGGCACTGGCCACAG GTGTGCTGTGTTTAATC